A window from Primulina eburnea isolate SZY01 chromosome 2, ASM2296580v1, whole genome shotgun sequence encodes these proteins:
- the LOC140822998 gene encoding uncharacterized protein produces MAHLSVQRRYSVSSSSSHISPQTPSFRTHKLFPIPKNLLNLRKTSVSISFSFPAAIISFLNNQKVSTQASSFSFQEEEQGENRLEEVREAISDYLEEVGASRDDASVISSSCPGYLNSLIESIDDLDDWNSWAAADFTQEIVSANVLEFKKKVRQMAKRKGDRGALPFLESLGLSLSSATNLARYLFASHTLPQLIHKVKFVKKILFSGSDDLGVTGKNALRMMANLSIPADEDVQQTLAFFEKIQARRGGLNLLGSSACFPYFIESFPCLLFLPLESRIQSIMKFMEDIGVPKGYIRNIFLLFPPILSYDIDKDIKPRLQSYAKVGVKDCDLGKMLVKYPWILSTSILENIQKFIDFFDAEKVPKICSSNAVKNWPLILGCSVNKLNWMVHQFNEMGISYKKFGQIIVTSPQLLLRKPQEITQVISFLKDVGLDEDAIACTLGRCPEIFAASIDKTLKKKLEFLSSVGISKTYLPRVIRKYPELFVCDVDRALLPRMRYLKKIGLSKKDIRSMVSRFSPLLGYSVEQVLQPKIEFLVNTMGFPLSEVVEYPRYFSYSLEKRIKPRYWVLKGRNIEFNLKDMLGKNDEEFAAEYLGVDEMLVPPPS; encoded by the exons ATGGCGCATCTAAGCGTACAGCGCCGGTACTCCGTTTCTTCCTCCTCCTCGCACATTTCGCCGCAAACGCCCTCTTTCAGAACCCATAAACTCTTCCCAATACCAAAAAATCTCCTAAACCTCCGAAAAACCTCCGTTTCCATATCCTTTTCCTTTCCCGCTGCCATAATATCTTTCTTGAACAATCAAAAGGTTTCCACTCAAGCttcttccttttcttttcaAGAAGAGGAACAAGGTGAAAATCGTTTAGAAGAAGTAAGAGAAGCTATCAGTGATTATTTGGAAGAAGTTGGAGCTTCCAGAGATGACGCCTCTGTTATTTCTTCAAGCTGCCCTGGTTATTTGAACTCTTTGATCGAATCCATTGATGATCTCGACGATTGGAATTCATGGGCCGCCGCTGATTTCACTCAAGAAATTGTTTCTGCGAATGTTTTGGAGTTCAAGAAGAAAGTTCGCCAAATGGCGAAGCGAAAAGGCGACAGGGGTGCTCTTCCCTTTTTGGAGAGCCTTGGTCTTTCTCTCTCTTCCGCTACCAACTTAGCTCGCTATCTTTTCGCTTCGCATACTCTTCCCCAGCTCATTCACAAG GTTAAGTTTgtgaagaaaatattattttctggcAGTGATGATCTTGGGGTTACTGGGAAAAATGCTCTGCGCATGATGGCAAACCTCTCCATCCCTGCTGATGAGGATGTGCAACAAACTTTGGCATTCTTTGAGAAG attcaAGCAAGGCGTGGAGGTTTGAATCTTTTGGGTTCCAGTGCCTGCTTCCCGTATTTTATTGAATCATTTCCATGCCTTCTATTTCTACCTCTAGAGTCGCGTATACAGTCTATTATGAAGTTCATGGAAGATATTGGAGTCCCCAAAGGTTACATAAGAAACATTTTTCTGTTGTTTCCACCTATCTTGTCGTATGACATTGACAAGGACATTAAACCAAGACTCCAATCATATGCGAAG GTTGGTGTAAAAGATTGTGATCTTGGCAAGATGCTGGTGAAGTATCCCTGGATTCTTTCAACCAGTATTCTGGAGAACATTCAGAAATTCATAGACTTCTTTGATGCGGAGAAG GTTCCAAAGATCTGTTCGTCAAATGCGGTAAAAAATTGGCCCCTTATTTTGGGTTGTTCTGTGAACAAGTTGAACTGGATGGTGCATCAGTTCAATGAAATGGGAATAAGCTATAAGAAGTTTGGTCAAATTATTGTTACAAGTCCACAGCTATTGCTTCGCAAGCCCCAGGAAATTACTCAG GTGATATCCTTCTTAAAAGATGTCGGGCTGGATGAGGACGCCATTGCTTGTACACTTGGTCGTTGTCCCGAAATTTTTGCTGCAAGCATAGACAAAACTCTCAAGAAGAAGCTGGAATTCCTCTCCAGTGTCGGGATTTCCAAAACCTACCTTCCAAGGGTTATTAGAAAATATCCGGAACTATTTGTTTGTGATGTTGACCGAGCATTACTTCCTAG AATGCGATACCTGAAGAAGATTGGGCTGTCTAAGAAGGATATAAGATCAATGGTGAGCAGGTTCTCACCCTTGCTCGGTTACAGTGTAGAACAAGTTTTGCAACCCAAAATAGAATTCTTAGTGAACACCATGGGATTCCCTTTAAGTGAAGTGGTCGAATATCCAAGATACTTCAGCTACTCATTGGAGAAGAGGATAAAACCCAGATATTGGGTTCTAAAAGGTAGGAACATTGAATTTAACTTAAAGGATATGTTAGGTAAGAATGACGAGGAATTCGCTGCCGAGTATTTAGGTGTGGATGAAATGCTTGTTCCTCCTCCCTCTTGA
- the LOC140822997 gene encoding uncharacterized protein — protein MSNSESQALRKDPAWNYATLEDPKNTNKVKCNFCGKITNGGIYRHKQHLVGGNRNTKTCSKCPEHVKEEISSYMSKKKELKNQMDAIPHFDEVAEQQEYLDLEDEEDVPTKGKRPKSVSFGQRSNLAPDFPGKKLKQSGPIDLYFRQDVDETVSQGKKKDAKTAKLYDENKKKLRENAVQKFARWMYDAGIPFNVVNYDSFKPFIEAVGQFGCGMKPPTYHEVRVTCLKNELEHTKLILKEYTDDHVKYGCTLMADGWTDRKNRTLINFLVNGPRGTVFIESVDGSSYSHTGAKLFDLFDKYVQQIGAKNVVQIVTDSASANVLAGRHLEAQYPHLYWSPCAAHCLDLMLEDFFKLPHLKKVYERAMMVNGYIYNRPQVLNMMREFTRQKDMVRAGKTRFATAFLTLKRFQNHKACLRKMFTSEKWTTSRFAKEAPGKRAAEVILMPSFWNTVVYAVKVGGPVVKVLRLVDGEKKPPMGYIYEAMDRAKEAIAASFDHKEDKYKDIFAIIDHRWTIQLHRPLHAAGHFLNPEFFYSDSNIENDNEVVTGLYKCIAKMCETEELQDKIMDQLPTYKRAEGLFGMPMAVRQRNKKSPAEWWLAYGCSTPELQVFAVKVLSLTCSSSACERNWSVFEHLHSKRRNRLEQKKLNDLVYIKYNRALRRRYDMRDTIDPISLADIDDSNEWLMGELNNNSGDENDLVFDDDSLTWGEVGRASGVDEDAYNFRSRGTSSTKEAAASTSTLNTYKRRSTIHRSNNEEDEEIDFGEDDEESEGYKSGASASGDDDDDDTVGEDEDGFDD, from the exons ATGTCAAATTCTGAATCACAAGCCCTTCGAAAAGATCCAGCATGGAATTATGCAACATTAGAAGACCCAAAAAATACCAATAAAGTGAAGTGCAATTTTTGCGGGAAAATAACTAATGGTGGGATTTATCGACATAAACAACATCTTGTCGGAGGCAATAGGAATACCAAAACTTGTTCAAAATGTCCAGAGCATGTGAAAGAAGAAATCAGTTCTTATATGTCAAAAAAGAAAGAACTAAAAAATCAAATGGATGCGATCCCTCACTTTGATGAAGTCGCAGAACAACAAGAATATTTGGATTTGGAAGATGAAGAAGATGTACCGACAAAAGGGAAACGACCTAAATCAGTTTCATTTGGTCAGCGTTCTAATCTTGCACCTGATTTTCCTGGGAAGAAACTAAAACAATCTGGTCCAATAGATTTATATTTTCGACAAGATGTGGATGAGACTGTATcgcaaggaaaaaaaaaagatgctAAGACAGCGAAGTTGTATgatgaaaataagaaaaaactGAGGGAGAATGCGGTGCAAAAGTTCGCAAGATGGATGTATGATGCAGGTATTCCTTTTAACGTCGTGAATTATGATAGTTTTAAACCATTTATTGAAGCTGTTGGACAATTTGGTTGTGGAATGAAGCCCCCTACTTATCATGAAGTAAGAGTTACATGCTTAAAAAATGAGTTAGAACATACAAAATTGATATTGAAAGAATACACGGATGACCATGTTAAATATGGATGTACTTTGATGGCAGATGGGTGGACTGATAGAAAAAATAGGACATTGATTAATTTTTTAGTAAATGGTCCTAGAGGGACTGTGTTTATAGAATCAGTGGATGGGTCGAGCTATTCTCACACGGGTGCGAAATTGTTTGATTTGTTCGACAAATATGTGCAACAAATTGGGGCAAAGAATGTGGTTCAAATTGTTACTGATAGTGCAAGCGCAAATGTCTTAGCTG GACGTCATTTGGAAGCACAATATCCTCACTTATATTGGTCTCCATGTGCTGCTCATTGTTTAGATTTGATGCTTGaagatttttttaaacttcctcACTTGAAAAAGGTATATGAAAGGGCAATGATGGttaatggatatatatataacagGCCCCAAGTTTTAAACATGATGAGAGAATTCACGAGACAGAaagatatggtcagagctggaaaAACTCGTTTTGCAACTGCTTTTTTGACTTTAAAGCGGTTTCAAAATCACAAAGCATGTTTGAGAAAAATGTTTACATCTGAGAAATGGACCACTAGTAGATTTGCAAAGGAGGCACCAGGTAAGCGTGCAGCAGAGGTTATATTAATGCCTTCATTTTGGAATACAGTCGTTTATGCTGTTAAAGTGGGTGGTCCTGTGGTGAAAGTTCTTCGATTGGTTGATGGGGAGAAAAAACCTCCAATGGGCTACATTTATGAGGCAATGGATCGGGCTAAAGAAGCTATTGCTGCCTCATTTGATCACAAAGAGGATAAATATAAAGATATTTTTGCTATAATTGATCATAGGTGGACGATACAACTCCATCGACCTTTACATGCTGCTGGGCATTTCTTAAACCCGGAGTTCTTCTACTCGGATTCTAATATAGAAAATGATAATGAAGTTGTGACGGGTTTGTATAAATGTATCGCTAAAATGTGTGAAACCGAGGAGCTACAGGATAAGATCATGGACCAATTGCCAACGTACAAAAGGGCTGAAGGACTTTTTGGGATGCCCATGGCAGTCAGACAAAGAAACAAAAAATCACCAG CGGAATGGTGGTTGGCTTATGGGTGTTCGACACCCGAATTGCAAGTTTTCGCAGTAAAAGTTCTTAGCCTTACTTGTAGCTCATCTGCTTGTGAACGAAATTGGAGTGTGTTTGAACAT CTTCATTCCAAAAGAAGAAATAGATTGGagcaaaaaaaattgaatgatTTGGTGTATATCAAGTATAATAGGGCTTTGAGGCGCCGATATGATATGCGTGATACGATTGATCCTATTTCTTTGGCTGATATCGATGATAGTAATGAATGGTTGATGGgggaattaaataataatagtgGCGACGAAAATGATCTCGTATTTGATGATGATAGTTTGACTTGGGGTGAAGTTGGACGAGCTTCTGGGGTTGATGAAGATGCCTATAATTTTAGATCTCGAGGCACGTCCTCTACAAAAGAAGCAGCAGCTAGTACGAGTACATTAAATACGTATAAAAGAAGATCTACTATCCATCGTTCTAACAATGAAGAGGATGAAGAAATTGATTTTGGCGAAGACGATGAGGAATCAGAAGGATACAAATCTGGAGCTTCAGCTTCtggagatgatgatgatgatgatacaGTTGGAGAGGATGAAGATGGATTTGATGATTGA